A single window of Kitasatospora sp. HUAS MG31 DNA harbors:
- the rplT gene encoding 50S ribosomal protein L20: MARVKRAVNAHKKRRVILERASGYRGQRSRLYRKAKEQVTHSLVYNFNDRKKRKGDFRQLWIQRINAAARANGITYNRFVQGLKAAGVEIDRKMLAELAVNDGGAFAALVEVARKALPEDVNAPKVAA; encoded by the coding sequence GTGGCACGCGTCAAGCGGGCAGTGAACGCCCACAAGAAGCGCCGGGTCATCCTCGAGCGGGCCAGCGGTTACCGCGGCCAGCGCTCCCGCCTGTACCGCAAGGCCAAGGAGCAGGTCACCCACTCGCTCGTCTACAACTTCAACGACCGCAAGAAGCGCAAGGGCGACTTCCGCCAGCTCTGGATCCAGCGCATCAACGCCGCTGCCCGTGCCAACGGCATCACCTACAACCGCTTCGTGCAGGGCCTGAAGGCCGCGGGCGTCGAGATCGACCGCAAGATGCTCGCCGAGCTGGCCGTCAACGACGGCGGTGCGTTCGCCGCCCTCGTCGAGGTCGCCCGCAAGGCGCTGCCGGAGGACGTCAACGCTCCCAAGGTCGCCGCCTGA
- a CDS encoding TrmH family RNA methyltransferase — protein MQSTDTPLLTSLRSPRVVAARRLAKRNQRSKERRFLAEGPQAVREAVAYGRAPGSGEHAVVEVYLTPEAAERHADIVEAARAAGVPVLTATDEVIADICDTVTPQGIVALCRFIDTPFEEVLRARPKLVAVLAHVRDPGNAGTVLRTADAAGADAVILTDASVDPYNPKAVRASVGSLFHLPFATGVPVAEAVARLREAGVRVLAADGAGERDLDQELDEGTLGAPGAWVFGNEAWGLPEETRALADEVVRVPIHGHAESLNLATAAAVCLYASARAQRSPGGCRVAG, from the coding sequence ATGCAGAGCACCGACACCCCCCTGCTGACCTCCCTGCGCTCCCCCCGCGTGGTGGCCGCCCGCCGGCTGGCCAAGCGGAACCAGCGGAGCAAGGAGCGGCGCTTCCTGGCCGAGGGCCCGCAGGCCGTCCGGGAGGCCGTGGCGTACGGGCGGGCCCCGGGGTCGGGCGAGCACGCCGTGGTCGAGGTCTACCTGACCCCGGAGGCGGCCGAGCGGCACGCCGACATCGTCGAGGCGGCCCGGGCGGCCGGGGTCCCGGTGCTCACCGCCACCGACGAGGTGATCGCCGACATTTGCGACACCGTCACCCCGCAGGGCATCGTCGCGCTCTGCCGGTTCATCGACACCCCCTTCGAGGAGGTGCTCCGGGCCCGCCCGAAGCTGGTCGCCGTGCTGGCGCACGTCCGCGACCCCGGGAACGCCGGCACCGTGCTGCGCACCGCCGACGCGGCCGGAGCCGACGCGGTGATCCTCACCGACGCCTCGGTGGACCCGTACAACCCGAAGGCCGTCCGGGCCTCGGTGGGCAGCCTGTTCCACCTGCCGTTCGCCACCGGGGTGCCGGTGGCCGAGGCGGTGGCCCGGCTGCGCGAGGCCGGGGTGCGGGTGCTGGCCGCCGACGGGGCGGGGGAGCGGGACCTCGACCAGGAGCTGGACGAGGGCACCCTGGGCGCCCCGGGTGCCTGGGTGTTCGGCAACGAGGCCTGGGGCCTGCCGGAGGAGACCCGCGCACTCGCCGACGAGGTGGTGCGCGTCCCCATCCACGGGCACGCCGAGAGCCTCAACCTCGCCACGGCCGCCGCCGTGTGCCTCTACGCCTCGGCCCGCGCGCAGCGCTCGCCCGGAGGGTGTCGCGTGGCGGGGTAG
- a CDS encoding sensor histidine kinase, protein MVGSGVELDPDDLPDGLVVADDRGRVTVFNRAAARITGIAPDAVLGVPLERALPLEDMDGRRWWQTTDPYGGLAVRSGQPERNLLLPGGREVLVSARYVREHPAGPLRRVVVALRGTEARRRTERSHAELIATVAHELRSPLTSVKGFTATLLAKWERFNDGQKRVMLETVDADADRVTRLIAELLDISRIDAGRLELRKQVVDLGAAVRRHVEGKVAAGIPADRFDIRISPPLGPLWADPDKVDQVLANLLENAVRHGEGTVTIEVAPAKEVVEAAGWEPPGTPPKILEGTAVTVSDEGAGIPEDSMPRVFTRFWRGSKRGGTGLGLYIVKGIVEAHGGSIRVTRAPGGGARFRFILPAGVPEFML, encoded by the coding sequence ATGGTCGGCAGTGGGGTGGAGCTCGACCCGGACGACCTGCCGGACGGCCTGGTGGTCGCCGACGACCGGGGCCGGGTGACGGTCTTCAACCGCGCCGCCGCGAGGATCACCGGCATCGCCCCCGACGCGGTCCTCGGCGTCCCGCTGGAGCGGGCGCTGCCGCTGGAGGACATGGACGGCCGCCGCTGGTGGCAGACCACCGACCCGTACGGCGGCCTGGCCGTCCGTAGCGGCCAGCCGGAGCGCAACCTGCTGCTGCCCGGGGGCCGCGAGGTGCTGGTCTCCGCCCGGTACGTCCGCGAGCACCCGGCCGGCCCGCTGCGTCGGGTGGTGGTGGCCCTGCGCGGTACCGAGGCCAGACGGCGGACCGAGCGCAGCCACGCCGAGCTGATCGCCACCGTCGCCCACGAGCTGCGCTCCCCGCTGACCAGCGTCAAGGGCTTCACCGCCACCCTGCTGGCCAAGTGGGAGCGGTTCAACGACGGGCAGAAGCGGGTGATGCTGGAGACCGTCGACGCCGACGCGGACCGGGTCACCCGGCTGATCGCCGAGCTGCTGGACATCTCCCGGATCGACGCCGGGCGGCTGGAGCTGCGCAAGCAGGTGGTCGACCTGGGCGCCGCCGTCCGCCGGCACGTGGAGGGCAAGGTGGCCGCCGGCATCCCGGCGGACCGGTTCGACATCCGGATCAGCCCGCCGCTGGGCCCGCTCTGGGCCGACCCGGACAAGGTCGACCAGGTGCTGGCCAACCTGCTGGAAAATGCCGTGCGGCACGGCGAGGGAACTGTCACGATCGAGGTGGCCCCCGCCAAGGAAGTGGTGGAGGCGGCCGGCTGGGAGCCCCCGGGCACCCCGCCGAAGATCCTGGAAGGAACGGCGGTCACCGTGAGCGACGAGGGCGCGGGCATCCCGGAGGACTCGATGCCGCGCGTCTTCACCCGTTTCTGGCGCGGCTCCAAGCGCGGCGGCACGGGCCTCGGGCTCTACATCGTCAAGGGCATCGTCGAGGCGCACGGTGGCAGCATCCGGGTCACCCGCGCCCCCGGCGGCGGCGCCCGGTTCCGATTTATCCTGCCCGCGGGCGTACCGGAGTTCATGCTCTGA
- the pheS gene encoding phenylalanine--tRNA ligase subunit alpha, translated as MSAPNKSYDPVEVEALKPEVVEQARDGAIAAFAAATSLDELKQAKVAHTGDRSPLSLANREIGALPPHAKAAAGKLIGQARGAVNQALAKRQVELEAERDARVLVEEAVDVTLPYGRHPRGARHPLTTLAERIEDTFVAMGYEVASGPEVEAEWLNFDALNLHQDHPARSMQDTFFVQAPDGSADSGVVLRTQTSPVQIRTMLDREPPLYAVSPGRVYRTDELDATHTPVFRQVEGLAVDEGITFADLKGTIEVLVEKLIGGHLELRWRPSYFPFTEPSAEVDLQCFVCRGESVGNPDRPCRTCSSEGWIELGGCGVVNPRVLVAAGVDPDRYSGFAFGLGLERILMNRHNVADMRDMVEGDVRFTLPFGMEI; from the coding sequence ATGTCGGCACCCAACAAGTCGTACGACCCGGTAGAGGTCGAGGCACTCAAGCCCGAGGTGGTGGAGCAGGCCCGGGACGGCGCCATCGCCGCCTTCGCGGCCGCCACCAGCCTCGACGAGCTCAAGCAGGCCAAGGTCGCGCACACCGGCGACCGCTCCCCGCTCTCGCTCGCCAACCGTGAGATCGGCGCCCTCCCGCCGCACGCCAAGGCCGCGGCCGGCAAGCTGATCGGCCAGGCCCGCGGCGCCGTCAACCAGGCCCTGGCCAAGCGCCAGGTCGAGCTGGAGGCGGAGCGCGACGCCCGCGTGCTGGTCGAGGAGGCGGTGGACGTCACCCTGCCGTACGGCCGGCACCCGCGCGGCGCCCGGCACCCGCTGACCACCCTCGCGGAGCGGATCGAGGACACCTTCGTGGCCATGGGCTACGAGGTCGCCTCCGGCCCCGAGGTCGAGGCGGAGTGGCTCAACTTCGACGCCCTCAACCTGCACCAGGACCACCCGGCCCGGTCCATGCAGGACACCTTCTTCGTGCAGGCCCCGGACGGCTCGGCCGACTCCGGCGTGGTGCTGCGCACCCAGACCTCGCCGGTGCAGATCCGCACCATGCTCGACCGCGAGCCCCCGCTGTACGCCGTCAGCCCCGGCCGGGTCTACCGGACCGACGAGCTGGATGCCACCCACACCCCGGTCTTCCGCCAGGTCGAGGGCCTCGCGGTGGACGAGGGCATCACCTTCGCCGACCTCAAGGGCACCATCGAGGTGCTGGTCGAGAAGCTGATCGGGGGCCACCTCGAACTGCGCTGGCGCCCCTCGTACTTCCCGTTCACCGAGCCGAGCGCCGAGGTGGACCTGCAGTGCTTCGTCTGCCGCGGTGAGAGCGTCGGCAACCCGGACCGCCCCTGCCGCACCTGCTCCTCCGAGGGCTGGATCGAGCTGGGCGGCTGCGGTGTGGTGAACCCGCGGGTGCTGGTCGCCGCCGGTGTCGACCCCGACCGCTACAGCGGGTTCGCCTTCGGCCTGGGCCTGGAGCGAATCCTGATGAACCGCCACAACGTCGCCGACATGCGCGACATGGTCGAGGGTGACGTCCGCTTCACCCTCCCGTTCGGGATGGAGATCTGA
- the pheT gene encoding phenylalanine--tRNA ligase subunit beta, whose product MRVPLSWLREYVDLPAGETGRDVAARLVRAGLEVETVEQLGADLKGPLVVGEVLSIEELSGFKKPIRHCFVNVGAANGTGEPQEIVCGATNFQVGDKVVVVLPGAVLPGPFPIAARQTYGHTSAGMICSARELGMGDDHNGIMVLESHLEPGTDAIELLQLVDEVLDIAVTPDRGYCLSLRGVAREAAAAYGLPLADPALLDVPPANADGYPVKVADPAGCDRFVARTVTGVDPSATSPIWLRRRLQKAGIRPVSLVVDITNYVMLEVGQPLHAYDRGRVDGPIQVRRAEPGETLTTLDGVKRQLSTEDLLICDNSGPIGLAGVMGGSTTEILDPVTDPETGLVTGSTEVIVEAAHFEPVTVARTVKRHKLPSEAAKRFERGVDPEAARAAAQRAVDLLVLIAGGTAEPGVTDIAAPHPLRTITIDADLPDRVAGTGYGRETVTRRLQEIGCSVLGSDVLEVTPPSWRPDLTDPYDLAEEVIRLEGYDNVPARMPTVPPGRGLTETQRFHRRVGLTLAGAGYVEINAYPFIGDAAFDALGLEAGDRRRRTVKLVNPLNDEEPALRTTLLPGLLGALRRNIGRGNTDLALFETGTVFLPKDELKVAPRLPVDRRPSEQELAELDAALPRQPRRVAVALAGERLPSGWWGQGAQATWADAVEAGRAVAAAAGVELTVRQAQLAPWHPGRCAELLVGDVVVGHAGELHPRVIKAMHLPERTSVMELDLDLLFEEGRRVSGPPVSAYPVATQDVALLVDAAVPAAEVEAALRDGAGELLESIRLFDVFTGEQAGEGRKSLAYTLRFRAGDRTLTADEASAARESAVAAATARTGAVLRGA is encoded by the coding sequence ATGCGCGTCCCGCTTTCCTGGCTGCGCGAGTACGTCGACCTGCCGGCCGGTGAGACCGGCCGCGACGTGGCGGCACGGCTGGTCCGGGCCGGCCTGGAGGTCGAGACCGTCGAGCAGCTCGGCGCCGACCTCAAGGGCCCGCTGGTGGTCGGCGAGGTGCTCTCCATCGAGGAGCTGTCCGGCTTCAAGAAGCCGATCCGGCACTGCTTCGTCAACGTCGGCGCCGCCAACGGCACCGGCGAGCCGCAGGAGATCGTCTGCGGCGCGACCAACTTCCAGGTCGGCGACAAGGTCGTGGTCGTGCTCCCCGGCGCGGTCCTCCCCGGCCCGTTCCCGATCGCGGCCCGGCAGACCTACGGCCACACCTCGGCCGGCATGATCTGCTCCGCCCGCGAGCTGGGCATGGGCGACGACCACAACGGGATCATGGTCCTGGAGTCGCACCTGGAGCCCGGCACCGACGCCATCGAGCTGCTCCAGCTGGTCGACGAGGTGCTGGACATCGCGGTCACCCCGGACCGCGGCTACTGCCTGTCCCTGCGCGGTGTGGCCCGTGAGGCCGCCGCCGCGTACGGCCTGCCGCTGGCCGACCCGGCGCTGCTGGACGTGCCCCCGGCCAACGCCGACGGCTACCCGGTCAAGGTCGCCGACCCGGCCGGCTGCGACCGCTTCGTGGCCCGCACGGTCACCGGCGTCGACCCGTCCGCCACCTCGCCGATCTGGCTGCGCCGCCGCCTGCAGAAGGCCGGCATCCGCCCGGTCTCGCTGGTCGTGGACATCACCAACTACGTGATGCTCGAGGTCGGCCAGCCGCTGCACGCGTACGACCGGGGCAGGGTCGACGGCCCGATCCAGGTCCGCCGCGCGGAGCCGGGCGAGACCCTCACCACGCTGGACGGCGTCAAGCGCCAGCTGTCCACCGAGGACCTGCTGATCTGCGACAACAGCGGCCCGATCGGCCTGGCCGGCGTGATGGGCGGCTCGACCACCGAGATCCTCGACCCGGTGACCGACCCGGAGACCGGCCTGGTCACCGGCTCCACCGAGGTGATCGTGGAGGCCGCGCACTTCGAACCGGTCACCGTCGCCCGCACGGTCAAGCGCCACAAGCTGCCCTCCGAGGCGGCCAAGCGCTTCGAGCGCGGCGTCGACCCGGAGGCCGCCCGCGCCGCCGCCCAGCGCGCGGTCGACCTGCTGGTCCTGATCGCCGGCGGCACCGCCGAGCCCGGGGTCACCGACATCGCCGCCCCGCACCCGCTGCGCACCATCACCATCGACGCGGACCTGCCGGACCGCGTCGCCGGCACCGGGTACGGCCGCGAGACCGTCACCCGCCGCCTGCAGGAGATCGGCTGCTCGGTGCTGGGCTCCGACGTCCTGGAGGTCACCCCGCCGAGCTGGCGCCCCGACCTCACCGACCCGTACGACCTCGCGGAGGAGGTCATCCGCCTGGAGGGCTACGACAACGTGCCCGCCCGGATGCCCACCGTCCCGCCGGGCCGCGGCCTGACCGAGACCCAGCGCTTCCACCGCCGGGTGGGCCTGACGCTGGCCGGCGCCGGGTACGTCGAGATCAACGCGTACCCGTTCATCGGCGACGCGGCCTTCGACGCCCTCGGCCTGGAGGCGGGCGACCGCCGCCGCCGCACGGTGAAGCTGGTCAACCCCCTGAACGACGAGGAGCCGGCGCTGCGCACCACGCTGCTGCCGGGCCTGCTCGGCGCGCTGCGTCGCAACATCGGCCGGGGCAACACCGACCTGGCGCTGTTCGAGACCGGCACGGTCTTCCTGCCGAAGGACGAGCTGAAGGTCGCGCCGCGGCTGCCGGTGGACCGGCGTCCGAGCGAGCAGGAGCTGGCCGAGCTCGACGCCGCGCTGCCCCGGCAGCCGCGCCGGGTGGCCGTGGCGCTGGCCGGTGAGCGGCTGCCGTCCGGCTGGTGGGGCCAGGGCGCCCAGGCCACCTGGGCGGACGCCGTGGAGGCCGGCCGCGCGGTGGCCGCCGCCGCCGGGGTGGAGCTCACGGTCCGCCAGGCGCAGCTGGCGCCCTGGCACCCGGGCCGCTGCGCCGAGCTGCTGGTCGGCGACGTGGTCGTCGGCCACGCGGGCGAGCTGCACCCGCGGGTGATCAAGGCGATGCACCTGCCGGAGCGCACCAGCGTGATGGAGCTCGACCTGGACCTGCTCTTCGAGGAGGGCCGCCGGGTGAGCGGTCCGCCGGTGTCCGCCTACCCGGTGGCCACCCAGGACGTCGCGCTGCTGGTGGACGCCGCGGTGCCGGCCGCCGAGGTGGAGGCCGCGCTGCGGGACGGCGCGGGCGAACTGCTGGAGTCGATCCGGCTGTTCGACGTCTTCACCGGCGAGCAGGCGGGCGAGGGCCGCAAGTCGCTGGCGTACACGCTGCGGTTCCGCGCGGGCGACCGCACGCTGACGGCGGACGAGGCCTCGGCGGCCCGCGAGTCCGCGGTGGCGGCGGCGACGGCCCGGACGGGCGCGGTGCTGCGCGGCGCCTGA
- a CDS encoding chitosanase: MQPKHRVSSKRRATRIAVAVVLAAVPVTVATAGVGHASTTQTVAVAAVGLDDPHKKDIAMQLVSSAENSSLDWKAQYKYIEDIGDGRGYTAGIIGFCSGTGDMLDLVEHYTDLKPGNVLAKYLPALRKVNGSDSHAGLGAAFERDWATAAKDGTFQQAQNEERDRVYFNPAVRQAKSDGLRALGQFVYYDAIVMHGPGSSSDSFGGIRAAAMKKAKTPAQGGDETAYLNAFMDARKVIMKQEEAHADTSRVDTAQRVFLKNKNFDLNPPLKWKVYGDSYQINS; this comes from the coding sequence ATGCAGCCGAAGCACCGAGTGTCCTCGAAGCGCCGCGCCACCCGCATCGCCGTGGCGGTCGTCCTCGCCGCCGTCCCCGTGACCGTCGCCACGGCCGGGGTCGGCCACGCCTCCACCACCCAGACCGTCGCGGTCGCGGCGGTGGGCCTGGACGACCCGCACAAGAAGGACATCGCGATGCAGCTGGTCTCCAGCGCCGAGAACTCCTCGCTGGACTGGAAGGCCCAGTACAAGTACATCGAGGACATCGGTGACGGCCGAGGCTACACCGCCGGCATCATAGGCTTCTGTTCCGGCACCGGTGACATGCTCGACCTCGTCGAGCACTACACGGACCTGAAGCCGGGCAACGTCCTCGCCAAGTACCTGCCGGCGCTGCGCAAGGTGAACGGCTCCGACTCGCACGCCGGGCTCGGCGCCGCCTTCGAGCGTGACTGGGCCACCGCCGCCAAGGACGGCACCTTCCAGCAGGCCCAGAACGAGGAGCGCGACCGGGTCTACTTCAACCCCGCGGTCAGGCAGGCCAAGTCCGACGGCCTGCGCGCGCTGGGCCAGTTCGTCTACTACGACGCCATCGTCATGCACGGCCCCGGCAGCAGCTCGGACAGCTTCGGCGGCATCCGGGCCGCGGCGATGAAGAAGGCCAAGACCCCGGCCCAGGGCGGCGACGAGACCGCGTACCTCAACGCCTTCATGGACGCCCGCAAGGTGATCATGAAGCAGGAGGAGGCGCACGCCGACACCAGCCGGGTCGACACCGCCCAGCGGGTCTTCCTCAAGAACAAGAACTTCGACCTCAACCCGCCGCTGAAGTGGAAGGTCTACGGCGACAGCTACCAGATCAACAGCTGA
- a CDS encoding SDR family oxidoreductase: MDTVLVTGGTGHLGREVVELLRPLHRVRVLSRSPVAEQADRSADGPEGEPVEWARGDLATGEGVAEAVDGVSAVVHAATFSPAARRGYLRPSDLRSSPPEVDVEGTRALLAACAGSGVDHFAYVSIVGVDRPRGPYLRLKAEAEGLVRDSGVPWSVLRATQFHWLLDRMLGRMTRLPVLPLPIRVPVQPADAADFAEQVARQVAAGPGGMCRDFGGPEVLPLGAIVDQWQRVRGHRTRVLPLPTPSALARVGHAMTCPDGRRGTTTWSRWLASNPPE, encoded by the coding sequence GTGGACACCGTCCTGGTCACGGGTGGTACGGGGCATCTGGGGCGGGAGGTGGTGGAGCTGCTGCGGCCGCTGCACCGGGTCCGGGTGCTGTCCCGCTCCCCGGTCGCCGAGCAGGCCGACCGGTCGGCCGACGGGCCGGAGGGCGAGCCGGTGGAGTGGGCTCGGGGTGACCTGGCCACCGGCGAGGGGGTGGCGGAGGCCGTGGACGGGGTGTCCGCGGTGGTGCACGCGGCGACCTTCTCCCCCGCGGCCCGGCGGGGCTACCTGCGGCCCTCGGACCTCCGGTCCAGCCCGCCCGAGGTGGACGTCGAGGGCACCCGGGCGCTGCTGGCGGCCTGCGCGGGCAGCGGGGTGGACCACTTCGCTTACGTGTCGATCGTGGGGGTGGACCGGCCGCGCGGGCCGTACCTGCGGCTGAAGGCGGAGGCGGAGGGGCTGGTCCGGGACTCCGGGGTGCCGTGGTCGGTGCTGCGGGCGACGCAGTTCCACTGGCTGCTGGACCGGATGCTGGGCCGGATGACCCGGCTGCCGGTGCTGCCGCTGCCGATCCGGGTGCCGGTCCAGCCAGCGGACGCGGCGGACTTCGCCGAGCAGGTGGCGCGGCAGGTGGCGGCCGGCCCCGGCGGGATGTGCCGGGACTTCGGCGGTCCCGAGGTGCTGCCGCTGGGCGCGATCGTGGACCAGTGGCAGCGGGTCCGGGGGCACCGCACGCGGGTGCTGCCGCTGCCCACGCCCTCGGCGCTGGCCCGGGTGGGGCACGCGATGACCTGCCCCGACGGGCGGCGGGGCACCACGACCTGGTCGCGCTGGCTGGCGTCGAACCCGCCCGAGTGA
- a CDS encoding 3-hydroxybutyryl-CoA dehydrogenase, which yields MSDIARVGVIGCGLMGSGIAEVFARSGLDVLVAEATGEALELGRTRLTNSLETAVKRGKLSEEQRDEALSRLSFTVDLGDFADRDLVVEAVAEREDIKVQIFATLDRVVTRRDAILASNTSSIPIVKLAAATSRPEQVIGLHFFNPAPVQKLVEVIPTLTTSAETTARVEEFAVQVLGKEPIRARDRAGFVVNALLVPYLLSAVRMFESGVATAADIDKGMEAGCAHPMGPLRLCDLIGLDTIVSIAESMYEEYKEPLYAAPPLLSRMVDAGLLGRKSGRGFYDYTASA from the coding sequence GTGAGCGACATCGCGCGCGTCGGAGTGATCGGCTGCGGCCTCATGGGGTCGGGCATCGCCGAGGTCTTCGCACGTTCCGGCCTGGACGTCCTGGTCGCCGAGGCCACCGGCGAGGCCCTGGAACTCGGCCGTACCCGGCTGACCAACTCGCTGGAGACCGCCGTCAAGCGCGGCAAGCTGTCCGAGGAGCAGCGCGACGAGGCGCTCTCCCGGCTCTCCTTCACCGTCGACCTCGGTGACTTCGCCGACCGCGACCTGGTGGTCGAGGCGGTCGCCGAGCGTGAGGACATCAAGGTCCAGATCTTCGCGACCCTGGACCGGGTGGTCACCCGCCGGGACGCGATCCTGGCCTCCAACACCTCGTCCATCCCGATCGTCAAGCTGGCCGCGGCCACCAGCCGCCCCGAGCAGGTGATCGGCCTGCACTTCTTCAACCCGGCTCCGGTGCAGAAGCTGGTCGAGGTCATCCCGACCCTGACCACCTCGGCCGAGACCACCGCCCGGGTGGAGGAGTTCGCGGTGCAGGTGCTCGGCAAGGAGCCGATCCGGGCCCGTGACCGGGCCGGTTTCGTGGTCAACGCGCTGCTGGTGCCGTACCTGCTGTCCGCGGTCCGGATGTTCGAGTCGGGGGTGGCCACCGCCGCCGACATCGACAAGGGCATGGAGGCGGGCTGCGCCCACCCGATGGGCCCGCTGCGGCTGTGCGACCTGATCGGCCTGGACACCATCGTCTCGATCGCCGAGTCGATGTACGAGGAGTACAAGGAGCCGCTGTACGCCGCGCCGCCGCTGCTGTCGCGGATGGTGGACGCCGGTCTGCTGGGCCGCAAGTCCGGCCGGGGCTTCTACGACTACACCGCCTCCGCCTGA
- a CDS encoding SDR family NAD(P)-dependent oxidoreductase, whose protein sequence is MATASLVGQVALVTGAGRGIGREIAIGLAAEGMAVALLGRNHETLVETLRECVKHGARGIAVAADVCRPGNVREAVRSVERDLGPIDFLVNNAGQVDQDEVPIWEVDAAQWWQVVETNLRGPFNLLRTVLPGMVERRHGRILNLNSGFALRPDGHYTAYATSKGALLQLSDNIADSLAQHHVVVLDISPGAVATDMTAGMPMFKDTKGWGSIPYMVAVTVDAARGRFDGLHGRFIHAVKDNLEQLVGRAEAIQESDARTLRLRPYGPDDPLA, encoded by the coding sequence ATGGCGACGGCATCGCTGGTCGGACAGGTCGCGCTGGTCACCGGCGCGGGCCGCGGGATCGGCCGCGAGATCGCCATCGGCCTGGCCGCCGAGGGGATGGCCGTGGCCCTGCTCGGCCGCAACCACGAGACCCTGGTCGAGACCCTCCGGGAGTGCGTCAAGCACGGCGCCCGCGGGATCGCCGTCGCCGCGGACGTCTGCCGCCCGGGCAACGTCCGTGAGGCCGTCCGGTCCGTCGAGCGGGACCTCGGACCGATCGACTTCCTGGTCAACAACGCCGGCCAGGTCGACCAGGACGAGGTGCCGATCTGGGAGGTCGACGCCGCCCAGTGGTGGCAGGTCGTGGAGACCAACCTGCGCGGCCCGTTCAACCTGCTGCGGACGGTGCTCCCCGGCATGGTCGAGCGCCGCCACGGCCGGATCCTCAACCTCAACAGCGGCTTCGCGCTGCGCCCCGACGGCCACTACACCGCGTACGCCACCTCCAAGGGCGCGCTGCTCCAGCTCTCCGACAACATCGCCGACTCGCTGGCGCAGCACCACGTGGTGGTCCTCGACATCAGCCCCGGGGCGGTGGCCACCGACATGACGGCCGGCATGCCGATGTTCAAGGACACGAAGGGGTGGGGGTCGATCCCGTACATGGTCGCGGTGACCGTGGACGCCGCCCGTGGACGGTTCGACGGGCTGCACGGCCGGTTCATCCACGCGGTCAAGGACAACCTCGAACAGCTGGTCGGGCGGGCCGAGGCCATCCAGGAGAGCGACGCCCGCACCCTCCGCCTCCGCCCGTACGGCCCGGACGACCCGCTGGCCTGA
- a CDS encoding ketopantoate reductase family protein — protein sequence MRYIIIGAGAVGGTIGGRLFESGREVVLVARGAHLAALRADGLRLSTPEGARRLAVPAVAGPEELELTAEDVLVLAVKTQHSQDLLRIWAARPVAGGGTAGERLPLVCAQNGVENERLALRAFRTVYGMCVWLPSSHLEPGRVSAAGSPNSGVLHLGRYPSGADGLATRIAADLADSHFAAPVRPDVMAWKYAKLLSNLGNALEAVAGPVTGEPRSAVWKRVQEEGRAVLAAAGIPYPDAEEQRAARAGLVEPVALEGEERGGGSSWQSLARGTGDIEADHLNGEVVLLGRLHGVPTPVNEALQRLANAFARTGRPAGSLPDAELAALLDL from the coding sequence ATGCGCTACATCATCATCGGCGCCGGCGCGGTCGGCGGGACCATCGGCGGGCGGCTGTTCGAGAGCGGGCGCGAGGTGGTGCTGGTCGCCCGCGGCGCGCACCTGGCCGCGCTGCGGGCGGACGGCCTGCGGCTGTCCACGCCGGAGGGCGCCCGCCGGCTGGCCGTCCCCGCCGTGGCCGGGCCCGAGGAGCTGGAGCTGACCGCCGAGGACGTCCTCGTCCTCGCCGTGAAGACCCAGCACTCCCAGGACCTGCTGCGCATCTGGGCGGCCCGGCCGGTGGCCGGTGGCGGCACCGCGGGCGAGCGGCTGCCGCTGGTCTGCGCGCAGAACGGTGTGGAGAACGAGCGGCTCGCCCTGCGGGCCTTCCGCACGGTGTACGGGATGTGCGTGTGGCTGCCCTCCAGCCACCTGGAGCCCGGCCGGGTCTCCGCCGCCGGCAGCCCGAACAGCGGGGTGCTGCACCTCGGCCGCTACCCGTCGGGCGCCGACGGGCTGGCGACGCGGATCGCCGCCGACCTGGCCGACTCGCACTTCGCGGCGCCGGTCCGGCCGGACGTGATGGCCTGGAAGTACGCCAAGCTGCTGAGCAACCTCGGCAACGCCCTGGAGGCGGTGGCCGGCCCGGTCACCGGCGAACCCCGGTCGGCGGTGTGGAAGCGGGTCCAGGAGGAGGGGCGGGCCGTGCTCGCCGCCGCCGGTATCCCCTACCCGGACGCCGAGGAGCAGCGGGCCGCCCGCGCCGGGCTGGTGGAGCCGGTCGCGCTGGAGGGCGAGGAGCGCGGCGGCGGGTCCTCCTGGCAGAGCCTGGCCCGCGGTACCGGGGACATCGAGGCCGACCACCTCAACGGCGAGGTCGTCCTGCTCGGCCGGCTGCACGGGGTCCCCACCCCGGTGAACGAGGCCCTCCAACGGCTGGCCAACGCCTTCGCCCGCACCGGCCGCCCGGCCGGCAGCCTCCCGGACGCGGAGCTGGCCGCCCTGCTGGACCTCTGA